One region of Arthrobacter sp. StoSoilB22 genomic DNA includes:
- a CDS encoding CsbD family protein, which yields MGLGDKISNKAQEVTGKAKEALGDATNNEKLQAEGVADQAAAKTKQAGENVKDTAKDVFDK from the coding sequence ATGGGACTCGGAGACAAGATCAGCAACAAGGCACAGGAAGTCACCGGTAAGGCAAAGGAAGCCTTGGGTGACGCAACGAACAATGAGAAACTGCAGGCCGAGGGCGTCGCTGATCAAGCGGCTGCCAAGACCAAGCAGGCCGGCGAGAACGTCAAGGACACCGCGAAGGACGTCTTCGACAAGTAA
- a CDS encoding zinc-dependent alcohol dehydrogenase: protein MKAVTWQGRRSVSVEDVPDPSIQEPTDAIVRITSTAICGSDLHLYEVLGPYMHKGDVIGHEPMGIVEEVGSEVHRLKKGDRVVVPFNISCGHCYMCNQGLQSQCETTQVTAKGSGAALFGYSELYGSVPGGQAQYLRVPFADYGPVKIDSDAPDERYLFLSDILPTAWQAVEYANVPDGGTLAVLGLGPVGQFAARIGVHKGFRVIGVDPVPERRAMAEAHGVETMDYSSHVAEQIREETLGRGPDSVVDAVGMEAHGSPVASFLHRAVSLLPDKPAQVAMETMSVDRLAALHTAVDLVRRGGTLSLSGVYGGQADPMPLMTMFDKQIQLRMGQCNVRSWTDALLPLVEDDADPLGVMHLVTHTGGLDEAPALYEKFQKKQDGCIKVVLKP from the coding sequence GTGAAAGCAGTGACATGGCAAGGCCGGCGCTCAGTCAGCGTCGAAGACGTCCCCGATCCCTCCATCCAGGAGCCCACGGACGCGATTGTCCGGATCACGTCCACAGCCATTTGCGGCTCCGACCTTCACCTTTACGAAGTTCTGGGCCCGTACATGCATAAGGGCGATGTAATTGGTCACGAGCCCATGGGAATCGTGGAAGAAGTGGGCTCCGAAGTCCACCGACTCAAAAAGGGTGACCGCGTGGTGGTGCCCTTCAATATCTCCTGCGGTCATTGCTATATGTGCAACCAAGGCCTTCAGTCGCAATGTGAAACCACGCAGGTGACAGCCAAGGGGTCAGGGGCCGCACTTTTCGGCTACTCCGAACTTTATGGCTCAGTCCCCGGCGGACAGGCTCAATACCTGCGCGTTCCCTTCGCAGATTACGGCCCTGTCAAAATTGATTCCGATGCCCCGGATGAGCGCTATCTCTTCCTCTCAGACATCCTGCCCACAGCGTGGCAGGCAGTTGAGTATGCGAACGTGCCGGACGGTGGCACGCTGGCTGTACTCGGGCTCGGCCCCGTGGGCCAGTTCGCTGCAAGGATAGGCGTCCACAAAGGCTTCCGCGTGATTGGCGTCGATCCGGTCCCCGAACGCCGCGCGATGGCGGAGGCACATGGCGTAGAGACCATGGATTACAGCTCCCACGTGGCGGAGCAGATTCGTGAAGAGACGCTCGGGCGCGGGCCCGACTCCGTGGTGGATGCGGTGGGTATGGAGGCTCATGGATCCCCCGTGGCATCCTTCCTCCACCGGGCCGTCTCGTTACTCCCGGACAAGCCCGCGCAGGTGGCCATGGAAACCATGAGCGTTGACCGGTTAGCCGCGCTCCATACAGCCGTGGATCTGGTCCGCCGTGGCGGAACCCTTTCGCTGAGCGGCGTCTATGGCGGTCAAGCAGATCCCATGCCCCTGATGACCATGTTCGACAAGCAAATCCAGCTCCGCATGGGGCAGTGCAATGTTCGCAGCTGGACTGACGCGCTGCTCCCCCTGGTAGAGGACGACGCCGATCCGCTGGGAGTCATGCATCTGGTCACCCACACCGGAGGGCTGGATGAGGCGCCCGCCCTCTATGAGAAGTTCCAGAAGAAGCAGGACGGCTGCATCAAGGTGGTGCTCAAGCCCTAG
- a CDS encoding SIS domain-containing protein, with product MVLGHLGEIGPAVAALRRESSRLAEWGEELARVRLRGGCVFAAGSDGSSHEAQRFTSELNAHDPVEGSGFKAISITKSAAGSNGSGSMGAQISTQVRAGDIVVLLAARGITEELREAAAAAKSRGARVWALTGKESKDLAQSVNESICIDTDPPHAEEAHLVAVLALCECFEDALKSVEPE from the coding sequence GTGGTCTTAGGACACCTGGGTGAGATCGGCCCCGCTGTGGCGGCCCTCCGTCGCGAGTCTTCGCGGCTCGCCGAATGGGGCGAGGAGTTGGCGCGTGTCAGGTTGCGCGGGGGGTGCGTCTTCGCCGCAGGCAGCGACGGATCTTCGCACGAGGCGCAGAGGTTCACCTCAGAGCTGAACGCGCACGATCCTGTGGAGGGGTCCGGTTTCAAAGCCATCTCCATCACCAAAAGCGCTGCCGGCTCTAACGGCAGCGGAAGCATGGGAGCTCAGATATCCACCCAGGTGCGAGCGGGTGACATAGTGGTCCTTCTCGCTGCCAGGGGGATCACCGAGGAGCTCCGTGAAGCTGCAGCCGCGGCGAAATCAAGAGGTGCACGGGTCTGGGCGCTCACGGGCAAGGAGTCCAAGGACCTCGCCCAGTCGGTCAACGAGTCAATATGCATCGACACGGATCCTCCTCATGCAGAAGAAGCTCACCTTGTGGCGGTACTGGCCCTGTGCGAGTGCTTCGAAGATGCCTTGAAAAGCGTCGAACCGGAGTGA
- a CDS encoding alkene reductase: MLFTPLALGELELSNRLVMAPLTRLRAGQNGVPGSLIAEHYRQRASLGLIVSEGTYPTFAGQSYPGQPGLVTEEQIAGWKNVTDAVHAEGGRIFAQVMHGGRVSHADITNGHEIVGPSAVAIEGEVRTPNGKQPYPVPRELRTDELPAVIQEIVTASKNAIEAGFDGVELHSANGYLLHEFLAPNSNVRTDSYGGSPENRARFVIETVNAVVEALGANRVGIRISPEHNVQGIAEIDADDVRATYEVLVDTIAPLNLAYLSILHHDPKSSLVQDLRERFNGTFLVNTGFSEITTRDEAYAIIEDGLADAVVVGRPAIANPDLARRWRESLPLNEPDASTFYADGAEGYTDYPFYAN; encoded by the coding sequence ATGCTGTTTACCCCCCTGGCCCTCGGCGAGCTTGAACTTTCCAACCGTCTGGTGATGGCACCCTTGACGCGTCTACGCGCAGGTCAGAACGGTGTGCCGGGTTCATTGATCGCTGAGCATTACCGGCAGCGGGCTTCCCTTGGGCTGATCGTCAGCGAAGGCACCTACCCGACGTTCGCAGGCCAGTCGTACCCGGGGCAGCCAGGGCTTGTCACGGAGGAGCAAATTGCGGGCTGGAAGAACGTCACCGACGCAGTCCACGCCGAAGGTGGCCGCATCTTTGCCCAGGTCATGCATGGCGGCCGCGTTTCACACGCCGACATCACCAACGGCCACGAGATCGTGGGCCCCAGTGCGGTGGCCATCGAGGGCGAAGTTCGCACGCCCAACGGCAAGCAGCCCTACCCGGTGCCGCGCGAACTTCGCACAGACGAGCTTCCGGCGGTTATTCAGGAAATTGTTACCGCGTCCAAGAACGCTATCGAGGCAGGATTCGACGGCGTTGAACTCCACTCCGCCAACGGTTACCTGCTGCACGAATTCCTTGCGCCGAACTCGAACGTTCGCACGGACAGCTATGGCGGCTCCCCGGAGAACCGGGCCCGTTTCGTGATCGAGACCGTCAACGCCGTGGTCGAGGCTCTCGGTGCCAACCGGGTGGGCATCCGTATTTCCCCAGAGCACAATGTGCAGGGAATCGCCGAAATCGACGCCGACGACGTCCGGGCCACATACGAAGTGCTGGTTGACACCATCGCTCCGCTGAACCTGGCGTACTTGAGCATCCTCCACCATGACCCTAAGAGCTCCTTGGTGCAGGACCTCCGCGAGCGCTTCAACGGCACGTTCCTGGTAAACACAGGCTTCAGCGAGATCACCACCCGCGATGAAGCCTATGCAATCATCGAAGACGGACTCGCCGACGCAGTGGTGGTGGGACGCCCCGCCATAGCCAATCCCGATCTCGCCCGTCGCTGGCGCGAAAGCCTGCCGCTCAATGAGCCGGACGCTTCCACCTTCTACGCCGACGGTGCCGAGGGTTACACCGATTACCCGTTCTACGCCAACTAA
- a CDS encoding GntR family transcriptional regulator — MADPSPSAARAGFPVSRQVLADHVYEALLEWLMDGRLEPGAAVSIDGMARELDVSPTPVREALARLEHTGMVRRVALKGYRVAPVFTREDFAELMEARLSIEPVNARLACSRMTPDGLDALKQAVEDLKTAPRGGSFAEYRSYLEADERFHQLIAAQANNQFLLAAYNTLGGQIQRFRLFGGVGITDAEQAIAEHQAVLDAMTSGDPEKAAAMMVDHVEKVRGRAMADAPED; from the coding sequence ATGGCTGATCCTTCACCGTCCGCTGCCCGCGCTGGCTTCCCCGTCAGTCGCCAAGTGCTGGCGGACCACGTCTACGAGGCACTCCTTGAGTGGCTGATGGATGGTCGGCTGGAGCCAGGTGCAGCGGTGAGTATCGACGGGATGGCCCGGGAACTCGACGTATCGCCCACCCCGGTGCGTGAAGCGTTGGCCCGTTTAGAACATACGGGCATGGTGCGGCGCGTGGCACTAAAGGGGTACCGGGTGGCTCCGGTTTTCACGAGGGAAGACTTCGCTGAACTCATGGAGGCCCGCCTTTCCATTGAGCCGGTCAACGCTCGATTGGCCTGTTCGCGAATGACGCCCGACGGTCTGGATGCGCTGAAACAGGCCGTGGAGGACCTGAAAACTGCTCCCAGGGGTGGGTCGTTCGCCGAATATCGCAGTTACCTTGAAGCAGACGAACGATTCCACCAACTCATTGCTGCGCAGGCCAACAACCAATTTCTGCTGGCGGCCTACAACACGCTAGGCGGCCAGATTCAACGCTTCCGATTGTTTGGGGGAGTGGGCATCACCGACGCTGAGCAAGCGATCGCAGAGCACCAAGCGGTGCTGGACGCCATGACCAGCGGCGACCCTGAGAAGGCAGCCGCGATGATGGTGGATCACGTGGAGAAGGTCCGCGGCCGCGCCATGGCGGACGCGCCGGAGGACTAA
- a CDS encoding sugar phosphate isomerase/epimerase family protein, which translates to MAYTAENWPITAALLQFPGTDAAGQHINDADASVWADVLQEVKDAGFANADLTDSWVRPGDLSKERLAEFKQTANEVGIGVPVISAIRRSVIHQTDWADNLAYSHRTIDAAAELDCEVVSFGLHQAITPEQQKQLWFWTVEGYKDPVGDKEAWGNAVSRIRELGKHAADAGVLISLEMYEDTYLGTADSSVQLVQDIGLDNVGLNPDLGNLIRLHRPIEDWREMVAKTLPYSNYWHMKNYIRDEDVARDSYITMPAPMESGLINYREAFKFALSVGFQGILCTEHYGGDGLSVTASNQDYLRRHVLPKTEGYELGKSQVAQGRQVPATQLAGV; encoded by the coding sequence ATGGCCTACACCGCCGAGAATTGGCCCATCACCGCGGCCCTCCTGCAGTTCCCCGGCACCGATGCTGCGGGTCAACACATTAACGACGCCGATGCTTCCGTTTGGGCGGATGTCCTCCAGGAAGTGAAGGACGCAGGTTTCGCCAACGCTGACCTCACCGACAGCTGGGTCCGTCCGGGTGATCTCAGCAAAGAGCGCCTTGCCGAGTTCAAGCAGACGGCTAACGAAGTGGGCATTGGCGTGCCGGTGATCTCCGCCATTCGACGCAGCGTCATTCACCAAACGGACTGGGCGGACAACCTCGCCTACAGCCACCGCACCATCGACGCTGCTGCGGAGCTGGACTGCGAAGTGGTGTCCTTCGGACTTCACCAAGCCATCACTCCTGAGCAGCAGAAGCAGCTGTGGTTCTGGACCGTGGAGGGGTACAAGGACCCCGTGGGGGACAAGGAGGCGTGGGGGAACGCCGTCTCCCGCATCCGGGAGCTTGGAAAGCACGCCGCAGACGCAGGTGTCCTCATCTCCTTGGAAATGTACGAGGACACCTACCTTGGCACCGCCGACTCCTCCGTCCAGCTGGTCCAGGACATCGGCTTGGACAACGTGGGCCTCAACCCGGACCTGGGTAACCTGATCCGCCTGCACCGCCCCATCGAGGACTGGCGCGAGATGGTGGCAAAGACCCTCCCGTACTCCAACTACTGGCACATGAAGAACTACATCCGGGACGAAGACGTGGCCCGTGACAGCTACATCACCATGCCGGCTCCGATGGAAAGCGGTCTCATCAACTACCGCGAGGCATTCAAATTCGCACTGTCCGTGGGCTTCCAAGGCATCCTCTGCACCGAGCACTACGGCGGCGACGGACTCAGCGTTACGGCAAGCAACCAGGACTACCTCCGCAGGCACGTCCTGCCCAAGACCGAGGGCTATGAGCTCGGCAAGAGCCAGGTAGCCCAGGGGCGCCAAGTACCGGCAACGCAGCTCGCAGGAGTCTAG
- a CDS encoding dihydroxyacetone kinase family protein translates to MTQIFDNPADFADDALDGFVAANRGYVARVDGGVVRSTEVPSGQVALVVGGGSGHYPAFAGLVGPGLATGSACGNMFASPAAGQVYRVAKAANAGGGVLLSYGNYAGDVLHFGQAQLRLNAEGIETRTVTVTDDIASAPIEQLEKRRGIAGDLTVFKIAGAAAEAGLNLDDVERLAIKTNYRTRSLGVAFDGCTLPGAKEPLFHVPNGQMSLGLGIHGEPGISEHPMPTASELADLLVTKLLNDKPEDAGDRVVAIVNGLGTVKYDELFLLFGKIEKLLTAAGLTVVEPECGELVTSLDMSGLSLTLLWLDEELEQYWAAPADTPAFRKGSMAPRSLRAEAAIDDAETADVEQPTPAAAELGRQAVAILAQVRDVVVEHVEELGKLDAIAGDGDHGIGMRRGVDAAAAAGEAANGSSVASILTAAGEAWSERAGGTSGALWGSAVIAAGQSLGNRESYTSEDAAAAVSAFVRAITELGKADPGDKTMVDALLPFRDTFLTELDGGTPVDRALAVAAGAAEIAATKTAELRPLKGRARPLAEKSLGHPDPGAVSFGLIAARISQFIDSQLATSSSAAAAGNGARA, encoded by the coding sequence ATGACACAGATTTTCGACAACCCAGCCGATTTTGCCGATGACGCACTGGACGGCTTCGTAGCTGCCAACCGTGGCTACGTCGCCCGAGTTGACGGCGGCGTGGTCCGGTCCACCGAGGTCCCCTCCGGCCAGGTTGCCCTGGTGGTGGGCGGTGGCTCGGGACACTACCCAGCCTTTGCCGGACTGGTTGGCCCAGGCCTGGCAACCGGCTCCGCCTGCGGCAACATGTTCGCCTCCCCGGCGGCCGGCCAGGTTTACCGTGTAGCCAAGGCGGCCAACGCCGGCGGTGGAGTGCTGCTCAGTTACGGCAACTACGCCGGCGACGTGTTGCACTTCGGCCAGGCGCAGCTCCGGCTCAACGCTGAGGGCATCGAAACGCGCACTGTCACCGTCACGGACGACATCGCCAGCGCTCCGATCGAGCAACTCGAGAAGCGCCGCGGCATTGCGGGGGACCTCACCGTTTTCAAGATTGCCGGTGCCGCAGCCGAAGCGGGACTGAACCTTGACGACGTCGAGCGTCTGGCCATCAAGACCAACTACCGGACGCGCTCGCTGGGTGTGGCCTTTGATGGTTGCACGCTCCCGGGCGCCAAGGAACCACTGTTCCATGTGCCGAACGGGCAGATGTCGCTCGGTCTCGGGATCCACGGCGAGCCAGGAATTTCCGAGCACCCCATGCCCACCGCGTCCGAGTTGGCGGATCTGCTGGTCACGAAGCTGCTCAACGACAAGCCGGAGGACGCCGGGGACCGCGTCGTCGCCATCGTCAACGGCCTTGGCACGGTGAAGTACGACGAACTTTTCCTGCTGTTCGGCAAGATCGAGAAGCTCCTCACGGCTGCAGGCCTCACCGTTGTTGAACCCGAGTGCGGCGAGCTGGTGACCAGCCTGGACATGTCCGGGCTCTCGCTGACGCTCCTGTGGCTGGACGAGGAACTCGAGCAGTACTGGGCTGCGCCAGCTGACACCCCGGCGTTCCGCAAGGGCAGCATGGCGCCCCGCTCACTACGCGCCGAGGCAGCAATCGACGACGCCGAAACCGCCGACGTCGAACAGCCCACCCCGGCAGCGGCTGAACTCGGTCGGCAGGCCGTGGCCATCCTCGCCCAGGTGCGCGACGTCGTGGTCGAACATGTTGAGGAACTCGGCAAGCTGGACGCCATTGCCGGCGACGGTGACCACGGCATCGGCATGCGTCGCGGCGTCGATGCTGCCGCAGCCGCCGGCGAGGCTGCGAACGGTTCTTCGGTGGCGAGCATCCTGACAGCAGCGGGGGAAGCCTGGAGCGAGCGGGCCGGCGGAACGTCGGGAGCGCTGTGGGGTTCGGCAGTCATCGCGGCCGGGCAGTCGCTCGGAAACCGCGAAAGCTACACCTCGGAGGACGCGGCCGCCGCCGTAAGCGCCTTCGTCCGCGCCATCACCGAACTCGGCAAAGCCGACCCCGGGGATAAAACCATGGTGGACGCACTCCTGCCGTTCCGGGACACCTTCCTCACAGAGCTCGACGGCGGGACTCCCGTTGACCGGGCCCTGGCGGTTGCCGCTGGGGCAGCCGAAATCGCGGCAACCAAGACGGCTGAACTCCGGCCGCTCAAGGGCCGGGCGCGTCCGCTGGCGGAGAAGAGCCTGGGTCACCCTGACCCGGGTGCTGTGTCCTTTGGCCTGATCGCCGCCAGGATTTCGCAATTTATTGATTCACAACTGGCCACCTCGTCTTCAGCGGCAGCGGCCGGAAACGGAGCACGAGCATGA
- a CDS encoding ribose-5-phosphate isomerase translates to MSNNQGWRIVVGNDEAGVEYKQALLALLEADPRVASVTDVGVGFNDSTAYPHVAVDAARKVADGEADRALLICGTGLGVAIAANKVPGIRAVTAHDSYSVERSVLSNNAQVLTLGQRVIGLELAKKLVGEWLDHHFDQTSSSAAKVDAICSYEPDYTKAV, encoded by the coding sequence ATGAGCAACAACCAAGGCTGGCGCATCGTCGTCGGCAATGATGAAGCCGGTGTCGAGTACAAGCAGGCGCTCCTTGCCTTGCTTGAAGCGGACCCTCGCGTTGCGTCCGTCACGGACGTCGGTGTTGGCTTCAACGATTCCACCGCCTACCCACACGTCGCCGTCGATGCCGCGCGCAAGGTGGCCGATGGCGAAGCTGACCGGGCATTGTTGATCTGCGGTACGGGACTGGGTGTCGCCATTGCCGCCAACAAGGTTCCCGGAATCCGCGCCGTCACAGCCCACGACAGCTACTCCGTTGAACGGTCCGTCCTCAGCAATAACGCCCAGGTACTGACGCTCGGCCAGCGGGTGATTGGCTTGGAACTGGCCAAAAAGCTCGTAGGGGAGTGGCTGGACCACCACTTCGACCAAACCTCGTCCTCCGCCGCCAAGGTGGACGCCATCTGCTCGTACGAGCCCGACTACACGAAGGCAGTCTGA
- a CDS encoding 3-hydroxyacyl-CoA dehydrogenase family protein translates to MTISEATEGNATNAARKIAVVGSGYMGGGIAQVLALGGARVALADVSAEVAQKNYDRLLVESDQFIADGLFPEGATEILKQNLWAAKDIEEAVSDADFIEECVPEVLDIKHQSLARISAAARPDAVIGSNTSTISIAALAEAVTHPERFLGVHFSNPSPFIPGVEIIPHAETSAATVAASRELVHAAGKQTAVVKDVTGFVLNRLQYALFHEAAQLVEQGIATADDVDTLVRTTFGFRLPFFGPFAIADMAGLDVYNFCYKSLQTGFPERFATPKILSDLVDAGKLGTKTGSGFLNVPAERTPELIAYRNKAYVAMQKLIEELGPAPIN, encoded by the coding sequence ATGACCATTTCTGAAGCAACCGAGGGCAACGCCACCAACGCAGCCCGGAAGATCGCCGTCGTCGGCTCCGGCTACATGGGCGGTGGCATCGCCCAGGTGCTGGCGCTCGGCGGAGCGCGCGTTGCGCTGGCCGACGTGTCCGCTGAGGTGGCGCAGAAGAACTACGACCGCCTGCTGGTGGAGTCGGACCAGTTCATCGCGGATGGGCTTTTCCCTGAAGGTGCCACCGAGATCCTGAAGCAGAACCTGTGGGCTGCCAAGGACATTGAGGAAGCTGTCTCGGATGCGGACTTCATTGAGGAATGCGTTCCCGAGGTACTGGACATCAAGCACCAGTCCCTGGCCCGCATCAGCGCTGCAGCCCGCCCGGACGCCGTGATCGGTTCCAACACGTCCACCATCTCCATCGCCGCCCTCGCCGAGGCCGTCACCCATCCGGAGCGCTTCCTCGGCGTGCACTTCTCCAACCCGTCGCCGTTCATTCCCGGCGTGGAGATCATCCCTCACGCTGAGACTTCTGCCGCGACGGTGGCAGCGTCGCGCGAGCTGGTGCACGCTGCCGGCAAGCAGACCGCCGTCGTCAAGGACGTTACCGGTTTCGTGCTGAACCGCCTGCAGTATGCGCTGTTCCACGAGGCAGCGCAGCTGGTGGAGCAGGGAATCGCAACAGCGGACGACGTCGACACCCTGGTGCGTACGACGTTCGGCTTCCGCTTGCCGTTCTTTGGTCCGTTTGCCATCGCGGATATGGCCGGTTTGGACGTGTACAACTTCTGCTACAAGTCGCTGCAGACCGGCTTCCCGGAGCGCTTCGCGACGCCGAAGATCCTCTCGGACCTCGTGGATGCGGGCAAGCTCGGCACCAAGACCGGCTCTGGCTTCCTCAACGTGCCCGCCGAACGCACCCCGGAACTCATCGCCTACCGCAACAAGGCCTACGTCGCCATGCAGAAGCTCATTGAAGAGCTCGGCCCGGCTCCCATCAACTAA
- a CDS encoding SDR family oxidoreductase: MTFPAERTAIVTGAVSERGIGRATVNYLAAQGWNIGIIDLDDAACKIAAKEIAAEYGVQAHGVGANVASEAEVRAAIDELEAELPQIVALANVAGVSSPVGYLELEPAEWDRVLNINLNGVHYATRRVAESMVKNRIGRIVNISSVSAQRGGGTFSKTPYSVAKAGVIGLTRATARELGEYDITVNAISPGPIDTDIMGGTLSQERKDELTKDLVVNRVGSTRDIAAAIAFLISEDSGYISGQTLNVDGGLYMH; encoded by the coding sequence ATGACTTTCCCCGCAGAACGCACCGCAATTGTCACCGGCGCCGTTTCCGAACGCGGCATCGGCCGAGCCACCGTCAACTACCTGGCCGCACAGGGCTGGAACATCGGCATCATTGATCTTGATGACGCTGCCTGCAAGATAGCAGCCAAGGAAATCGCCGCGGAATACGGTGTCCAGGCCCACGGCGTTGGCGCCAACGTGGCCAGCGAAGCCGAGGTCCGCGCCGCTATTGATGAACTGGAAGCTGAACTCCCGCAGATCGTCGCCCTGGCTAATGTGGCCGGCGTCAGCTCACCCGTTGGCTACCTGGAACTCGAACCCGCTGAGTGGGACCGCGTCCTGAACATCAACCTCAACGGAGTCCACTACGCCACCCGCCGTGTGGCCGAATCCATGGTCAAGAACCGCATCGGCCGGATCGTGAATATCTCCTCCGTTTCGGCCCAGCGCGGCGGCGGAACGTTCTCCAAAACCCCGTACTCCGTAGCAAAGGCAGGCGTCATTGGATTGACCCGCGCTACGGCACGCGAACTTGGCGAGTACGACATCACCGTCAACGCCATCTCTCCGGGGCCCATCGACACCGACATCATGGGCGGAACGCTGAGCCAGGAACGCAAAGATGAGCTCACTAAGGACCTTGTAGTGAACCGTGTGGGCTCCACCCGGGACATCGCAGCCGCCATCGCCTTCCTCATCAGCGAGGACTCCGGCTACATTTCCGGGCAGACGCTGAATGTGGATGGCGGACTGTACATGCACTAG
- a CDS encoding MFS transporter → MSVATNSTKELLDTPVLKSAISKASRRLMPMLVILYVVAFLDRTNVGFAEAALEVDRGITAGAYALGAGIFFIGYALFEIPSNLLLTKFGAKVWLARIAITWGIVSACFAFVQGETSFIILRFLLGVTEAGLFPGVIMFLAAWFPNKVRVKMFAIFYLAQPFSQMMGAPLSGWLINIGDQVPGVAGWQVMFFVEGMLAVLAGIAAYFFLINSPQEAKFLTKEEKRALSDVMALEDTVKEETGPRGVLASMRNGRVWYFTVIYFCLQVAVYGVTFYLPQQVAQLTGQKVGIAVGLLAAIPWFFGIFACYFIGKAANTVARRRRWGTALFISTGLCIFGSAWAGANQMPAIGIIFITLAVCSFLSTGPICWSYPTAFLTGTAAAAGIGLINSLGNLGGFVAPILRTTVNQVTASDTGTMGVYALGVLPFVAALLMFGTKRFSNKADELLGK, encoded by the coding sequence ATGTCTGTTGCCACCAATTCCACCAAGGAGTTGCTGGATACGCCGGTCTTGAAATCGGCGATCTCCAAAGCGTCGCGGCGGCTTATGCCAATGCTCGTCATTTTGTACGTGGTGGCCTTCCTGGACCGCACCAACGTGGGCTTCGCCGAAGCTGCGCTGGAAGTGGACAGGGGCATCACCGCCGGCGCTTACGCGCTGGGTGCCGGTATCTTCTTCATCGGCTACGCACTGTTTGAAATCCCCAGCAACTTGCTGCTGACCAAGTTCGGCGCCAAAGTGTGGTTGGCCCGTATCGCCATCACCTGGGGCATCGTCTCGGCCTGTTTCGCTTTCGTCCAGGGTGAGACGTCCTTCATCATCCTGAGGTTCCTGCTGGGCGTCACCGAGGCCGGACTTTTCCCCGGCGTCATCATGTTCCTGGCAGCCTGGTTCCCCAACAAGGTCCGCGTGAAGATGTTCGCCATCTTCTACCTGGCCCAGCCGTTCTCCCAGATGATGGGCGCACCGTTGTCCGGCTGGCTCATCAACATCGGCGACCAGGTTCCGGGAGTCGCAGGCTGGCAGGTCATGTTCTTCGTTGAGGGTATGCTCGCCGTCCTGGCAGGTATTGCGGCCTACTTCTTCCTCATCAACAGCCCCCAGGAGGCCAAATTCCTGACCAAGGAAGAGAAACGGGCCCTCTCTGATGTTATGGCACTTGAAGACACGGTCAAGGAGGAAACCGGGCCGCGAGGTGTCCTGGCGTCCATGCGCAACGGCCGGGTCTGGTACTTCACCGTCATCTACTTCTGCCTGCAAGTAGCGGTCTACGGCGTCACGTTCTACCTGCCACAGCAGGTGGCGCAGCTGACCGGCCAAAAGGTGGGCATCGCCGTCGGGCTCCTGGCAGCCATCCCGTGGTTCTTCGGCATCTTCGCCTGCTACTTCATTGGCAAAGCAGCCAACACTGTGGCGCGCCGCCGTCGCTGGGGCACCGCGTTGTTCATCTCCACGGGCCTGTGTATCTTCGGTTCCGCCTGGGCTGGTGCCAACCAGATGCCAGCCATCGGCATTATCTTCATCACGCTCGCGGTGTGCAGCTTCCTCTCCACAGGCCCCATCTGCTGGTCATATCCGACGGCGTTCCTCACCGGAACTGCCGCGGCTGCCGGCATCGGTCTGATCAACTCCTTGGGAAACCTGGGCGGGTTCGTCGCCCCGATCCTACGCACCACGGTCAACCAGGTCACTGCCTCGGACACCGGCACCATGGGTGTGTACGCGCTGGGTGTCCTGCCGTTCGTGGCTGCGCTACTGATGTTCGGCACCAAGCGCTTCAGCAACAAGGCTGACGAACTGTTGGGGAAGTAA